A single genomic interval of Koleobacter methoxysyntrophicus harbors:
- a CDS encoding ATP-binding protein, whose translation MNQTPFEHAGSLCIGTVDFVSPDEIKVLLDIEAPESVALNAGGPRPFPRVNSYVLMPVDDGYLVGQIEWITVERSEFPKRRGMQDFGLVDLPFPLRKMSLNPLGTLRKKDLQTEEYIFRRGADALPSIGTTVLLPTERQLRAIVESGEQRRVKIGTSPLAGDADVWIDPDRLFGRHLAVLGNTGSGKSCSVAGLIRWSLEAAQEFSSGSLNARFIILDPNGEYSRAFSDAGSSVKAQIFKVAPDAGAEELPLQVPLWFWNSAEWSSFTQATDRAQRPLLQQALRFRRNSMPHGQQNTLSHDLLVYLQGAYSSIRQEVANNAPFGTTKDRKYWGFIDLLKSIAASLRAFMQKADSHQESIKTVLETLDNLKDVKCKNERNYNKPFDYGDVDEFLSLLHKTIKSLGGSDAEPLPISEDVPIPFCGDDFLADLNFLATNSGNRQWFDFFLVRVRTMLNDPRMSAIVSNKSAISLAEWLSNYIGEENANSRCISVLDLSLVPTEIVHIITAVIARMVFEALQRYRELYTVSLPTVLVMEEAHTFIKRYKEDAENHDAASVCCQVFERIAREGRKFGLGLVLSSQRPSELSPAVLSQCNSFLLHRITNDRDQELVHRFVPDNLRGLLRELPSLPSQSAILLGWATELPVLVKMRDLPKSQQPRSDDPDFWNVWVGQDEEGRAVERRADWKSVAEEWQGTARKVDPTDAVSEGKAEEE comes from the coding sequence ATGAACCAAACGCCGTTCGAACATGCCGGTAGTTTGTGCATCGGAACCGTAGATTTCGTGTCGCCCGATGAGATCAAGGTTTTGTTGGATATCGAGGCTCCCGAATCGGTTGCCCTCAATGCCGGCGGGCCGCGTCCCTTTCCAAGGGTCAACAGCTATGTGCTGATGCCTGTTGATGATGGTTATCTCGTTGGGCAAATTGAGTGGATAACGGTGGAACGGTCAGAGTTTCCAAAGCGCCGGGGGATGCAGGATTTTGGCCTCGTTGACTTGCCCTTCCCGCTGCGCAAGATGAGCCTCAACCCGCTGGGAACCTTGCGAAAGAAAGATCTCCAGACGGAGGAATACATTTTTCGGCGGGGCGCTGACGCCCTGCCGTCGATTGGCACCACTGTGCTGTTGCCCACTGAACGGCAGCTTCGAGCAATCGTGGAGTCGGGGGAACAACGTCGTGTGAAAATCGGTACCAGCCCGCTTGCTGGTGATGCTGATGTGTGGATCGATCCGGACCGGTTGTTTGGGCGGCACCTCGCAGTGCTCGGAAATACCGGTAGTGGGAAGTCGTGTTCAGTTGCCGGCCTTATCCGCTGGTCCCTGGAAGCAGCGCAAGAGTTCAGTTCCGGCTCACTGAACGCTCGTTTTATTATTTTGGACCCGAATGGAGAATACTCGCGGGCTTTTAGTGACGCGGGGTCTTCCGTGAAGGCTCAGATTTTCAAGGTAGCTCCTGACGCTGGAGCAGAAGAACTGCCGCTTCAGGTTCCGCTGTGGTTTTGGAATAGCGCGGAGTGGTCATCGTTTACTCAAGCAACCGATCGCGCACAACGCCCCTTACTTCAGCAGGCCTTGCGGTTTCGTCGCAATTCAATGCCGCATGGGCAGCAGAACACATTATCTCATGACCTGCTAGTTTACCTTCAAGGCGCGTATTCATCAATTCGCCAAGAAGTAGCAAACAATGCACCTTTTGGAACAACAAAAGATAGAAAGTATTGGGGGTTCATTGATTTACTAAAATCTATAGCGGCTTCGCTTAGGGCATTTATGCAAAAGGCAGATTCACATCAAGAATCCATCAAAACTGTTCTCGAAACTCTAGATAACCTTAAGGACGTTAAGTGCAAGAACGAAAGAAACTACAACAAGCCTTTTGATTATGGTGATGTTGATGAGTTTCTTTCTCTACTACACAAAACGATTAAATCGTTGGGTGGAAGCGATGCGGAACCATTGCCTATCAGCGAGGACGTTCCAATACCATTTTGCGGAGACGACTTCCTTGCTGACCTAAACTTCTTAGCAACTAATAGCGGCAATCGTCAATGGTTTGACTTTTTTCTAGTCCGTGTTAGAACGATGCTGAATGACCCTCGCATGAGTGCGATTGTGAGTAATAAGAGTGCAATCTCGTTAGCTGAGTGGCTTTCGAACTACATCGGCGAAGAAAATGCGAATAGCAGATGCATATCCGTCCTCGACTTGTCTCTCGTTCCGACAGAGATTGTTCACATCATCACAGCCGTGATAGCACGCATGGTATTTGAAGCTCTCCAGCGATACCGGGAACTATACACCGTATCTCTCCCGACGGTCCTGGTGATGGAAGAGGCGCATACCTTTATCAAACGCTACAAAGAAGATGCTGAGAACCACGATGCTGCCTCGGTGTGTTGCCAGGTATTTGAACGAATCGCCCGTGAGGGACGGAAATTCGGGCTCGGGCTGGTACTTTCGTCTCAAAGGCCATCTGAACTTTCACCTGCGGTTCTTTCTCAGTGTAATTCATTTCTCTTGCATCGGATAACCAATGATCGTGATCAGGAGCTGGTTCACCGGTTCGTGCCTGATAATCTCAGGGGCCTACTGCGTGAGCTCCCGTCGCTCCCATCCCAAAGCGCCATTCTCTTGGGTTGGGCAACAGAACTGCCGGTTCTTGTGAAGATGAGAGACCTGCCCAAGTCTCAGCAACCACGCTCTGACGATCCAGACTTCTGGAATGTCTGGGTTGGTCAAGATGAAGAAGGAAGGGCGGTTGAGAGGCGGGCAGACTGGAAATCTGTCGCAGAGGAGTGGCAAGGAACTGCCCGGAAGGTTGACCCAACAGACGCAGTCTCCGAGGGTAAAGCCGAGGAGGAATAG
- a CDS encoding site-specific DNA-methyltransferase → MEKLKMATKSLIQENIEKLAEIFPGVVTEARDEKGNLIKVVDFELLKQELSDRVVEGDRERYQLTWPGKKEAVLLANMPINKTLRPVKEESVDWENTGNLYIEGNNLEALKILQESYLNKIKCIYIDPPYNTGKDFIYRDNFKQSKEEYLADSGQVDGDGNRLFQNTESNGRFHSDWLSMMYPRLKLARNLLREDGVIFISIDDNEVHNLRKICDEIFGEGNFVAALVWEGALKNDSRFVSISHDYIYCYAKDKFCLKVNGTIWRTRKEGIDAIYKQVEELKSIHKDDYESITNSLREWYSSLSKNHPAWQHRHYNKVDSRGVYFPSDISWPGGGGPKYPIRHPITGGLVRVPARGWVFPTPERMQQAIDEGRVDFGEDETKVPTLKRYLHETEGQVLPSVMYKDRRSAMQRLRQIMGGNVFDNPKDEKVLMKLFEATTNGNDIILDFFSGSATTAHAVMQLNAEDGGNRKYIMVQLPEPCPEDSEAYKAGFKNISEIGKERIRRAAKKIKEETGADIDYGFRVFKVDSSNMKDVYYRPDEFSQQDLFGMVSNIKEDRTGEDLLIQVMLEWGLELSLPMEKRNILGKEVHFVAGNSLVACFEEGVTEDLVREIAKERPLRVVFRDSSFADDAARINVEELFKMLSPSTEIKVI, encoded by the coding sequence ATGGAAAAACTTAAAATGGCGACAAAAAGCCTAATTCAAGAAAACATAGAAAAATTGGCGGAAATATTTCCGGGCGTCGTTACCGAGGCGAGGGACGAAAAGGGGAACCTGATCAAAGTCGTTGACTTTGAGCTGTTAAAGCAGGAACTGTCCGACCGGGTGGTGGAAGGGGACAGAGAGCGCTACCAGCTAACCTGGCCCGGCAAAAAAGAAGCCGTGCTCCTTGCCAATATGCCCATTAACAAAACCCTGCGGCCTGTCAAGGAAGAGAGCGTGGACTGGGAGAATACCGGCAACCTGTATATTGAAGGGAACAACCTGGAGGCCCTCAAGATACTCCAGGAATCCTACCTCAATAAAATTAAGTGCATCTATATAGACCCCCCTTACAACACGGGGAAGGACTTTATTTACAGGGATAACTTCAAGCAGAGTAAGGAAGAATACCTGGCTGATTCTGGACAGGTGGACGGCGACGGCAACCGCCTTTTTCAGAACACCGAGTCCAACGGGCGTTTCCACAGCGACTGGCTGAGCATGATGTACCCTAGGTTGAAGCTGGCCAGAAATTTGTTAAGGGAAGATGGAGTTATATTTATAAGTATTGATGATAATGAAGTGCACAATTTGAGGAAGATTTGTGATGAGATTTTTGGGGAGGGGAATTTTGTAGCTGCTCTTGTGTGGGAGGGGGCCCTCAAGAACGACTCTCGTTTTGTGTCTATCTCTCACGATTACATTTACTGTTATGCAAAAGATAAGTTTTGTTTAAAGGTTAATGGTACTATTTGGCGCACTCGCAAGGAAGGAATTGATGCTATTTATAAGCAGGTGGAAGAGCTTAAATCTATACATAAAGACGATTACGAAAGTATTACAAACTCTTTGAGAGAGTGGTATAGTAGTTTATCGAAAAATCATCCGGCTTGGCAACATAGACATTATAACAAGGTTGATTCGCGAGGCGTCTACTTCCCTAGTGACATTTCATGGCCTGGAGGGGGTGGCCCTAAATACCCAATCCGTCACCCGATTACCGGAGGATTGGTACGAGTTCCTGCGCGTGGTTGGGTTTTTCCAACACCAGAACGAATGCAACAAGCTATAGATGAAGGTAGGGTTGACTTTGGAGAAGATGAAACAAAAGTTCCTACGTTAAAGCGATACTTGCATGAAACTGAAGGTCAGGTTCTTCCTAGCGTGATGTACAAGGATCGCCGGTCTGCTATGCAGAGGTTGCGGCAGATTATGGGCGGAAATGTTTTCGATAATCCCAAAGACGAGAAAGTGCTGATGAAACTTTTTGAAGCCACTACTAATGGGAATGACATTATATTAGACTTTTTTTCCGGTTCCGCCACCACCGCCCACGCCGTCATGCAGCTCAATGCCGAAGACGGGGGCAACCGGAAATACATAATGGTCCAACTCCCCGAGCCCTGCCCTGAAGACTCCGAAGCTTATAAGGCTGGGTTTAAGAACATCTCCGAAATCGGCAAGGAGCGCATCAGAAGAGCAGCGAAGAAGATAAAAGAAGAGACCGGAGCCGACATCGACTACGGCTTTCGTGTTTTTAAAGTAGATTCCTCCAACATGAAGGACGTCTATTACCGCCCGGATGAATTCTCCCAACAGGATTTATTTGGAATGGTATCCAACATCAAAGAAGACCGGACGGGGGAAGACCTTTTAATCCAGGTCATGCTTGAGTGGGGACTGGAGCTCTCACTGCCTATGGAAAAAAGAAACATTTTGGGCAAGGAAGTGCATTTCGTGGCCGGCAACTCCCTGGTAGCCTGTTTTGAAGAGGGAGTTACCGAAGATCTGGTTCGGGAAATTGCAAAAGAAAGACCCTTAAGAGTAGTGTTCCGGGACAGCTCTTTTGCCGATGACGCGGCGCGGATTAACGTGGAGGAGCTGTTCAAGATGCTCTCTCCAAGTACAGAAATAAAGGTTATTTAG
- a CDS encoding type III restriction-modification system endonuclease: protein MKLKFKIQQFQTDAVNAVVDCFAGQPNEQSLFTLDMGQLNSGPQLSISYEVTGFRNRPIELTPGEVFDNIKKVQARGGLKISPKLEGKYNLTVEMETGTGKTYVYIKTMFELFKRYGWGKYIVVVPSIAIREGVKKAFEITEEHFMEQYGRKARYFIYNSRQLHKIDQFASDPGINVMIINSQAFNARGKDARRIYMELDEFQSRMPIDVIAQTNPILIIDEPQSVEGKKTVEALKLFKPLFTVRYSATHRREYNKVYRLDALDAYNKKLVKKINVKGIAVKGTTGTDGYLYLEGIDVSQKHYPIARLEFEKRTRSGIRRELRRVSANDNLYELSGYLEQYKGYVVSEINGAKNTIEFANGVTLSAGDVQGDINELTLRRIQIRETIKSHLEKERDLFYRGIKVLSLFFIDEVAKYRQYDENGNKLNGEYAQIFEEEYRLLVEDYLRNADEKDRYADYLRQIDVEKTHNGYFAIDKQGRMIDPKVKARETDSEDEDAYNLIMKDKERLLSFSEPTRFIFSHSALKEGWDNPNVFQICTLKHSDSTIKKRQEVGRGLRLCVNQDGERIDDSVPGIDVHDVNVLTVVASESYETFARELQKEIAETLSDRPRKADIQFFLDNLLTNEREEKVRIDERLARKLYQTFVKNNYIDEEDNLTEDYYQAAEKGEVVLPEELKDHKQAVIELVSTIYSETVARLVHNERNRNVELKLNDNFYKEEFQKLWKKINVKTAYTVKFDTKELVERCINALDTRLKIADISYQIKDGVLEAIDSKEQLEKGEGFIVKESQTGKVHGKVTSGVRYDLIGKLMDETGLTRKTIVKILTGIKQETFDLFKKNPEEFIIKAARIINEEKATTIIERITYDPTSETYDTDIFTENTLKGMLGDDALPVSKHVYDYVITDSNTERKFARELDASKEVCVYAKLPRGFFIPTPVGNYNPDWAIVFEENKVKHVYFIAETKGSMDSLELRKIEEAKIHCARKHFERISNNSVKYGVVQNYEKLLEIVS, encoded by the coding sequence TTGAAACTGAAGTTTAAAATACAGCAATTTCAAACCGATGCAGTTAACGCCGTAGTAGATTGTTTTGCCGGGCAGCCCAACGAACAGTCCCTTTTCACTTTGGACATGGGACAACTAAATTCCGGCCCGCAGTTGAGCATTTCTTATGAAGTTACCGGGTTCAGAAACAGGCCCATCGAGCTGACACCGGGGGAAGTTTTTGATAATATCAAAAAAGTTCAGGCTAGAGGCGGCTTAAAAATATCCCCTAAATTGGAAGGCAAATATAACCTGACGGTGGAGATGGAGACGGGAACGGGTAAGACCTATGTCTACATCAAGACCATGTTTGAGCTGTTTAAAAGGTATGGCTGGGGCAAGTATATCGTGGTTGTCCCTTCCATCGCCATCAGGGAGGGGGTCAAAAAGGCCTTTGAAATAACGGAAGAGCATTTCATGGAGCAGTACGGCAGAAAAGCCCGCTATTTTATCTACAATTCCCGGCAGCTTCATAAGATTGATCAGTTTGCCAGCGACCCGGGAATCAACGTCATGATCATTAACAGTCAGGCCTTCAACGCTCGCGGCAAAGACGCCCGCAGAATTTATATGGAACTGGACGAGTTTCAGTCCCGTATGCCAATTGACGTTATTGCACAGACCAACCCCATTTTGATCATCGACGAGCCTCAGTCGGTGGAAGGCAAAAAAACGGTAGAGGCGTTAAAGCTTTTTAAGCCTTTGTTCACCGTCCGCTATTCGGCCACCCACCGGCGCGAGTATAACAAGGTTTACCGGCTGGATGCCCTTGATGCCTACAATAAAAAGCTGGTTAAAAAGATCAATGTTAAGGGTATCGCCGTAAAAGGAACTACGGGGACCGATGGCTACCTTTACCTGGAAGGGATAGATGTCAGCCAGAAGCACTATCCCATAGCCCGCCTGGAGTTTGAAAAAAGAACCCGCTCTGGCATAAGGCGGGAATTGAGGCGGGTTTCTGCAAATGATAACCTGTACGAGCTGTCCGGCTATCTTGAGCAGTATAAAGGCTATGTAGTATCTGAAATCAACGGTGCTAAAAATACAATAGAGTTTGCCAATGGAGTTACTTTGTCTGCCGGAGATGTTCAGGGAGATATCAACGAGCTGACCCTGCGCCGGATTCAGATCAGGGAGACCATCAAGTCCCACCTGGAAAAAGAGCGGGACTTATTTTACCGGGGTATCAAGGTGCTTTCCCTGTTCTTTATCGACGAGGTGGCCAAATACAGGCAATACGACGAAAATGGAAACAAGCTGAACGGCGAATATGCCCAGATCTTTGAAGAAGAGTACCGGCTGCTGGTAGAAGATTACTTGAGAAATGCTGACGAGAAAGACCGCTATGCTGACTATTTAAGGCAGATAGATGTTGAAAAGACCCACAACGGCTATTTTGCCATTGACAAACAAGGGCGTATGATCGATCCAAAAGTAAAAGCCAGAGAGACCGACTCAGAGGACGAGGACGCCTACAATTTGATCATGAAGGACAAGGAAAGGCTTTTAAGCTTTTCCGAGCCGACCCGCTTTATCTTTTCCCACTCGGCTTTAAAGGAAGGCTGGGACAACCCTAATGTTTTTCAGATCTGTACCTTAAAGCACAGCGATTCCACTATAAAAAAACGGCAGGAAGTGGGAAGGGGGCTTAGGCTTTGTGTAAATCAGGATGGCGAAAGGATCGACGACTCGGTGCCGGGTATTGATGTGCACGATGTCAATGTTCTCACTGTTGTTGCCAGCGAGTCCTACGAAACATTTGCCAGGGAACTGCAGAAGGAGATCGCCGAGACCCTTTCCGACCGCCCCCGCAAGGCCGATATTCAATTTTTCCTGGATAACCTCCTTACTAACGAAAGGGAAGAAAAGGTCCGGATCGATGAGCGGCTGGCCCGGAAGCTCTACCAGACTTTTGTCAAAAACAACTATATTGACGAAGAGGACAACCTGACGGAAGACTATTATCAAGCCGCAGAAAAGGGGGAAGTTGTCCTTCCTGAGGAGTTAAAGGATCATAAACAGGCCGTGATAGAACTAGTCAGCACTATTTACAGTGAGACCGTTGCTCGGCTGGTTCATAACGAACGCAACAGGAACGTGGAGTTGAAGTTAAACGATAACTTTTATAAAGAAGAGTTTCAGAAACTCTGGAAGAAAATAAATGTCAAAACAGCTTATACAGTTAAATTTGATACAAAGGAGCTGGTGGAAAGGTGTATAAACGCCCTGGACACCCGTTTAAAGATAGCGGATATATCCTACCAGATAAAAGACGGAGTATTAGAAGCCATTGACTCTAAAGAGCAATTGGAAAAGGGCGAAGGTTTTATCGTAAAGGAATCGCAAACAGGCAAGGTACATGGGAAAGTTACTTCAGGAGTGCGTTACGACCTGATAGGTAAGCTTATGGATGAAACAGGGCTGACCCGAAAGACCATTGTGAAAATCCTGACGGGGATAAAACAAGAAACCTTTGATCTTTTTAAAAAGAATCCAGAAGAGTTTATTATAAAAGCTGCTAGAATCATTAACGAAGAAAAGGCTACCACCATCATTGAACGAATTACTTACGATCCTACCAGCGAGACCTATGACACCGATATTTTTACCGAAAACACCCTGAAGGGCATGCTCGGCGACGATGCCCTGCCGGTTAGCAAACATGTCTATGATTATGTTATTACAGATTCAAATACAGAAAGGAAATTTGCCAGGGAGCTGGATGCCAGCAAGGAAGTTTGTGTATATGCCAAGCTGCCGAGGGGTTTTTTCATCCCGACGCCTGTTGGAAATTATAACCCTGACTGGGCCATTGTGTTTGAAGAAAATAAAGTAAAACATGTGTATTTTATTGCGGAAACTAAGGGCAGTATGGATTCCCTGGAGCTGAGAAAAATTGAAGAAGCCAAAATACACTGCGCCAGGAAACACTTTGAAAGAATCAGCAATAACAGCGTCAAGTACGGCGTAGTCCAAAATTATGAAAAGTTATTGGAGATTGTGAGTTGA